A window from Calditerrivibrio sp. encodes these proteins:
- a CDS encoding aminotransferase class III-fold pyridoxal phosphate-dependent enzyme yields the protein MNIRAFRLQDDILNEKQKSFILDLTNRYNSKTSKSKRYVSQNRYHLCDWINSLGFKLSLKEMIYPIISQSSEGAYFIDIDGNRYIDIAMGYGVCFHGHKPKFVVDAIKERLERGFELGPQTVETGEAAYLIHKLTGVERVTFCGTGSEAVMFALRIARAYTKKDKVVIFANSFHGTFDGILGKTDGESTTAISPGTPQGMIKDIVVLEYGSEKALDYIRKNAHSLAAVMVEPVQTRNPSLRPIGFLKELRSLANQHCFVLIFDETVTGFRVHSGGVQKAFNINADLVIYGKALGGGLPISAVCGRADIMKVVDGGYYQFGDLSHPDPYVIFFAGTYFKHPLSIVSTLASLKEIYKNNNRLQNYTNKLTKKLVSKLNDMFQKKKVPIVVHHYSSFFRFFTVDPYPFTSDPIELEIFFLLMILKGVYTWERRICYLSTAHTEEDISSVIKHAETSIDEMRDGGFEFTT from the coding sequence ATGAATATTCGTGCTTTTAGATTACAGGATGACATACTAAACGAAAAGCAAAAATCCTTCATCCTTGATCTTACCAATAGGTATAACAGTAAAACCTCTAAATCCAAACGTTATGTTTCCCAAAACAGATACCACCTCTGTGATTGGATAAATTCCCTTGGATTTAAATTAAGCTTAAAAGAGATGATTTATCCCATCATCTCCCAATCATCAGAAGGAGCCTATTTCATAGATATAGATGGTAATAGATATATAGATATCGCAATGGGTTATGGGGTATGTTTTCATGGACATAAACCAAAGTTTGTGGTAGATGCCATAAAAGAACGATTGGAAAGGGGATTTGAGCTTGGCCCTCAAACAGTAGAGACCGGTGAAGCAGCCTATCTCATCCACAAACTCACTGGGGTTGAAAGGGTCACCTTCTGTGGAACAGGCTCAGAAGCTGTAATGTTTGCCTTAAGGATTGCCAGAGCCTATACAAAAAAAGATAAAGTAGTGATTTTTGCTAACTCTTTTCACGGTACTTTTGATGGCATTCTGGGGAAAACAGATGGAGAAAGCACAACTGCCATATCACCAGGTACCCCTCAGGGGATGATAAAAGATATCGTCGTTTTGGAATACGGATCAGAAAAAGCCCTTGACTATATAAGAAAAAATGCCCATAGCTTAGCAGCTGTAATGGTTGAACCTGTGCAGACCCGAAACCCATCTTTAAGACCAATAGGTTTTTTAAAAGAATTAAGAAGTCTTGCTAATCAACATTGTTTTGTATTGATCTTTGACGAAACAGTTACAGGTTTTAGGGTACACAGTGGTGGAGTACAAAAAGCTTTTAATATAAACGCCGATTTGGTGATATACGGTAAAGCATTAGGTGGTGGGCTACCGATAAGCGCTGTCTGTGGTAGAGCTGATATCATGAAGGTTGTTGACGGTGGCTATTATCAGTTTGGTGATCTATCCCATCCAGACCCTTATGTGATCTTTTTTGCAGGAACATATTTCAAACATCCATTATCTATAGTATCTACCCTTGCTTCGTTAAAAGAGATATACAAAAACAATAATAGGTTACAAAACTACACCAACAAGCTCACAAAAAAACTTGTAAGTAAATTAAACGATATGTTCCAAAAGAAAAAGGTACCTATTGTAGTTCATCACTATTCATCCTTTTTTCGCTTTTTTACTGTGGACCCATATCCATTTACCAGCGATCCCATTGAACTTGAGATCTTCTTTCTACTTATGATCTTAAAAGGTGTTTATACTTGGGAGAGAAGAATATGTTATCTCTCAACAGCCCACACAGAGGAAGATATATCATCGGTAATCAAGCACGCTGAAACATCTATTGATGAGATGAGAGATGGTGGTTTTGAGTTTACCACCTGA